From the Microbacterium sp. W4I4 genome, one window contains:
- a CDS encoding DNA methyltransferase, whose translation MAKSLSLNEIRTRAAKLSRDWGDEPGDERQQAQSFVRDLLAVYGITETRAAFYERRVKRASTGSRGYIDALIPGLALIEMKSAGMDLSAAEQQALDYIHHLPDPEMPRWVLTSDFRRFRLIDLNDARDTIAVEFDLEDFREHADRLAFFAGYGQRSFGSKEQETASIKAAKLMAGLYEALEGSGYSDHEASVFLVRTLFALYADDAGVWDKDLFLEFLETRTAEDGSDLGPQLSLLYQVMGRAPMRRQSNLDELIARFPYVNGGIFEEPLSIPSFDTGMRKRLIDAALFNWSAISPAIFGSLFQAVKDKAARRDLGEHYTTETNILKVIRPMFLDDLRQRFTDGYRDTKTLKKLRMDMARMQFLDPACGCGNFLVVAYREMRALDLDVLVRIQELTGETARSMFFTEDDLGVRLSSFHGIELEEWPAQIAATALHLVEHQANQAMELALGAAPDPLPLNKIKSIVVGNALRMDWADVIEPSDDLHIMGNPPFIGMNRMTPEQQADNRLTFAAVDAQGLRTGRLDYVACWYAKAMTTLRGTKGARAAFVSTNSITQGEQARTMVPLLDRNGFTVDFAHRTFRWTSEAPGAAAVHCVVVGFSPSARVGRKPRLFTYDHIAGEPIERPVQQLNFYLADGASIVPAKLTRPGTIGMPNSHKGSQPTDGGHLIVTEEQMPEAEADEQAKRYLRQFVQGQDMLQGMPKRWCLWLRNADPADMRGSRVLRDRLAGVRAARAGSPTASVREFADRPGLFTQDRQPDTTFFALPEVSSENRTWIPGRFYSPDVIAGNKLIIFPGALPWHAALLQSSMFMAWIETFAGRLESRYSIAPALAYFPIPWPTPDNATTTKLSDVWRAVSDARADYPGATLADLYDPNAMPGNLLDAHRNLDAVVDRAFGTRRRFTDNAERLSFLIDAYTRRDATEQLLIPTPVRRRR comes from the coding sequence GTGGCCAAGTCATTGTCGCTGAATGAGATCCGGACCCGCGCGGCGAAGCTGAGTCGTGACTGGGGGGACGAACCCGGGGACGAGCGGCAGCAGGCTCAATCGTTCGTGCGCGACCTGCTCGCTGTGTACGGGATCACGGAGACGCGGGCGGCGTTCTATGAGCGGCGGGTGAAGCGCGCCTCCACCGGGTCCCGCGGCTACATCGATGCCCTCATTCCCGGGTTAGCGCTGATCGAGATGAAGTCGGCGGGCATGGATCTCAGCGCCGCCGAGCAGCAGGCGCTCGACTACATTCACCACCTTCCCGACCCCGAGATGCCGCGGTGGGTGCTCACTAGCGACTTCCGCAGGTTCCGTCTGATCGACCTTAATGATGCCCGTGACACGATCGCCGTCGAGTTCGACCTGGAAGACTTCCGTGAGCATGCGGACAGGCTGGCGTTCTTCGCCGGGTATGGGCAGCGCTCTTTTGGGTCGAAGGAACAGGAAACCGCGTCGATCAAGGCCGCCAAGCTTATGGCCGGTCTTTACGAGGCGTTGGAGGGCTCTGGATACTCCGACCATGAGGCGAGCGTGTTCCTCGTCCGCACTCTCTTCGCGCTGTACGCCGACGACGCTGGCGTGTGGGACAAGGATCTGTTCCTGGAGTTCCTGGAGACCCGCACCGCGGAGGATGGCTCCGACCTCGGTCCCCAGCTCTCGCTGCTCTATCAGGTGATGGGTCGCGCCCCTATGCGACGGCAGTCCAATTTGGATGAGCTGATCGCCCGGTTCCCATACGTCAACGGCGGTATCTTCGAGGAGCCGTTGTCCATCCCGTCGTTCGATACGGGGATGCGCAAGCGGCTGATCGACGCGGCGCTGTTCAACTGGTCGGCGATCAGCCCGGCGATCTTCGGCAGCCTATTCCAAGCAGTCAAGGACAAGGCGGCCCGCCGCGACCTGGGTGAGCACTACACGACCGAGACGAACATCCTGAAGGTCATCCGACCGATGTTCCTCGATGACCTGCGGCAGCGATTCACGGACGGCTATCGCGACACGAAGACGCTAAAGAAGCTGCGGATGGATATGGCTCGGATGCAGTTTCTCGACCCCGCATGCGGCTGCGGCAACTTCCTCGTCGTCGCGTATCGCGAGATGCGCGCCCTCGACCTCGATGTGCTGGTGCGGATCCAGGAACTGACCGGCGAGACTGCACGCTCCATGTTTTTCACAGAGGACGACCTGGGCGTCAGGCTGTCGAGCTTCCACGGCATCGAGTTGGAGGAATGGCCCGCGCAGATCGCCGCGACGGCACTGCACCTGGTCGAGCACCAGGCGAACCAGGCGATGGAACTCGCCCTCGGGGCGGCCCCGGATCCCCTGCCGTTGAACAAGATCAAGAGCATCGTCGTCGGAAACGCCCTGCGCATGGACTGGGCTGATGTCATCGAGCCGAGCGATGACTTGCACATCATGGGAAATCCTCCATTCATCGGCATGAACCGGATGACGCCCGAGCAGCAGGCCGACAATCGCCTCACGTTCGCAGCCGTCGATGCGCAGGGTTTGCGCACCGGGCGTCTGGACTATGTGGCGTGCTGGTATGCCAAGGCGATGACCACTCTCCGCGGCACGAAGGGTGCTCGGGCGGCGTTCGTCTCTACGAACTCGATCACCCAGGGTGAGCAGGCTCGCACGATGGTACCTCTGCTGGACCGCAACGGCTTCACCGTCGATTTCGCACACCGTACGTTCCGTTGGACCTCGGAGGCACCGGGAGCGGCAGCAGTGCACTGCGTCGTCGTCGGATTCTCACCCAGCGCCCGGGTGGGACGGAAACCGCGCCTGTTCACTTACGACCACATCGCCGGTGAGCCCATCGAGCGCCCCGTCCAGCAACTGAACTTCTACCTCGCCGACGGCGCGAGCATTGTTCCCGCCAAGCTCACGCGCCCCGGCACCATCGGGATGCCGAACTCTCACAAGGGCAGCCAGCCCACGGATGGTGGACATCTGATCGTCACCGAGGAGCAGATGCCGGAGGCTGAGGCGGACGAGCAAGCTAAGCGGTACCTGCGCCAGTTCGTCCAGGGGCAGGACATGCTGCAAGGCATGCCAAAGCGCTGGTGCCTGTGGCTCAGGAACGCTGACCCGGCGGACATGCGCGGGTCTAGGGTGCTGCGTGACAGGCTTGCGGGAGTCCGAGCGGCGCGCGCCGGATCACCGACGGCTTCTGTGCGTGAGTTCGCAGACCGACCGGGCCTGTTCACGCAGGACCGGCAGCCGGACACGACGTTTTTCGCACTCCCGGAAGTGTCGTCCGAGAACCGCACCTGGATCCCCGGCCGCTTCTACTCACCCGACGTGATCGCCGGGAATAAGCTCATCATCTTTCCCGGTGCCCTGCCTTGGCACGCGGCGCTCCTCCAATCATCGATGTTCATGGCCTGGATTGAGACGTTCGCGGGCCGACTGGAGTCTCGCTACTCCATTGCCCCTGCCTTGGCGTACTTCCCGATCCCCTGGCCGACGCCTGACAACGCCACGACGACGAAGCTTTCCGACGTCTGGCGCGCAGTATCCGACGCCCGAGCCGACTACCCCGGCGCGACATTGGCAGACCTGTACGACCCCAACGCGATGCCCGGGAACCTTCTGGACGCGCACCGGAACCTTGATGCTGTCGTGGATCGCGCGTTCGGGACACGGCGCCGGTTCACCGATAACGCAGAGCGGCTGAGCTTCCTCATCGACGCCTACACACGCCGCGACGCCACCGAACAGCTGCTGATCCCCACGCCGGTACGCCGCCGTCGCTGA
- a CDS encoding ImmA/IrrE family metallo-endopeptidase: protein MNKAALGRLAKEVRKDFHLTDDHPFDPFRWSNENGIPFISLREFTADEAAMRRFLEEKPHVWSAALLRDGRRSLVIYNPERSAERIRSDLTHEVAHFEAEHDPSPAWTGEDNTCGGASKAQEKEAAELAGALLVPQEKAKVAVIRGITADVVATRFQVSVEMASWRMRMSGGYAIRERSRRKWSRTA, encoded by the coding sequence ATGAACAAAGCTGCGCTCGGAAGGCTTGCAAAGGAGGTGCGGAAGGACTTCCACCTCACCGATGATCATCCCTTCGATCCTTTTCGCTGGTCGAACGAGAACGGCATCCCGTTCATATCGCTCCGCGAGTTCACCGCCGATGAGGCGGCGATGCGCCGATTCCTCGAAGAGAAACCGCACGTCTGGTCTGCCGCGCTCCTACGAGATGGGCGGCGCAGCCTCGTGATTTACAACCCGGAACGCAGCGCCGAGCGCATCCGCTCCGACCTCACGCATGAAGTCGCGCACTTCGAAGCCGAGCACGATCCATCACCTGCGTGGACAGGTGAGGACAACACTTGCGGCGGCGCGAGCAAAGCGCAGGAGAAAGAAGCCGCCGAACTTGCTGGCGCCTTGCTGGTTCCACAAGAGAAGGCCAAGGTCGCCGTCATTCGAGGCATCACTGCCGACGTCGTCGCCACCCGATTTCAGGTCAGTGTGGAGATGGCGAGCTGGCGCATGAGAATGTCGGGAGGCTACGCGATCCGCGAGCGCAGCCGCCGCAAGTGGAGCAGGACCGCGTAG